In Bacteroidales bacterium, one DNA window encodes the following:
- a CDS encoding AbgT family transporter, translating to SDNTNGQAQDTGSSGLIRWIELLGNKLPHPFWIFVWICIFVVILSGITSYLGVSATDPSTGEVVEVKNLISGEGLRRFVQEMVTNFSHFAPFGLVLVMLMGVSVAERSGLLSVAMRTVAFSVPNKVVLPVIFIIGACGNIGSDAGVVIVPPIAALIFRQMGLNPIAGLIAGYAGATAGFTANLFIAGTDVLLAGISTSVTERVADGMEVSATSNWYFMIVSTILLGLVGAFVVSKFTLPRCNKLACDLSADTDTAETLSSEDERRGLKRAGIALLIYVIFIALLVAPPGAPLRDPETGGLVPSPFLRGLIPILFFFFAIPGYYFGKATGTIKKPNDVLKFMENGMKELSGYIVLMLVVAQFINLFNWSQLDTILAISGAEFLEATGLTGPLMFTLFMIIVAVINIFMGSGSAKWAIFAPVFIPMLLQIGYNPAFVQLMYRVGDSITNCISPIYPYFPLLLGWVHKYNKNLGIGTVISLLFPYAIILFLMWLILLFVWFGLDLPIGVGEGIFM from the coding sequence ATTCAGATAATACAAACGGTCAGGCCCAGGATACAGGATCATCGGGATTGATACGTTGGATCGAGTTGCTTGGGAACAAGCTTCCACACCCATTCTGGATCTTTGTGTGGATTTGTATATTTGTTGTGATTTTAAGCGGTATAACTTCTTATTTGGGAGTTAGTGCCACGGATCCATCAACAGGCGAGGTGGTGGAGGTTAAAAACCTGATCTCCGGAGAGGGATTGCGCCGTTTTGTGCAGGAGATGGTAACCAATTTTTCCCATTTTGCACCTTTTGGGCTGGTGCTGGTTATGCTGATGGGTGTGTCCGTTGCCGAACGAAGCGGATTGCTTAGTGTTGCCATGCGGACCGTTGCTTTTTCAGTACCCAATAAAGTTGTATTACCGGTTATATTTATTATAGGAGCCTGTGGCAATATTGGTTCCGATGCCGGAGTGGTTATTGTTCCTCCAATAGCGGCCCTTATTTTCAGACAGATGGGGCTAAACCCCATCGCCGGTCTGATAGCCGGATATGCAGGAGCGACGGCCGGTTTTACCGCCAATTTGTTCATTGCCGGCACCGATGTGTTGCTGGCCGGCATTAGTACCTCCGTAACCGAGCGGGTAGCTGACGGGATGGAAGTCAGTGCAACGTCTAACTGGTATTTTATGATTGTATCCACCATTTTACTTGGGCTTGTAGGCGCTTTTGTAGTATCGAAATTCACCCTCCCCAGGTGCAACAAACTAGCCTGCGATTTGTCAGCGGATACGGATACGGCGGAGACCCTTTCAAGCGAAGATGAGAGAAGAGGTCTTAAGCGTGCCGGTATTGCATTATTGATTTATGTGATCTTTATTGCCCTGTTGGTTGCACCGCCAGGGGCACCCCTGCGTGATCCCGAAACGGGAGGTCTCGTCCCTTCACCCTTTTTAAGAGGGCTTATTCCCATATTGTTTTTCTTCTTCGCTATACCAGGCTACTATTTTGGTAAAGCAACCGGTACGATAAAAAAACCGAATGACGTGCTTAAGTTCATGGAGAATGGAATGAAGGAGTTGTCGGGGTATATCGTTTTAATGCTTGTGGTAGCTCAATTCATCAACCTTTTTAACTGGTCACAGCTTGATACCATACTGGCCATTTCAGGTGCCGAATTTTTAGAGGCTACAGGTCTTACCGGTCCCTTGATGTTCACATTGTTTATGATCATTGTCGCTGTCATTAATATTTTCATGGGAAGCGGCTCGGCAAAATGGGCCATTTTTGCTCCTGTTTTTATACCCATGCTACTCCAGATCGGTTATAATCCCGCTTTTGTTCAATTGATGTACCGGGTGGGGGATTCCATTACAAACTGCATTTCACCAATCTATCCATACTTCCCGCTTTTGCTGGGGTGGGTGCATAAATACAATAAAAATCTGGGCATAGGAACCGTCATATCTCTGTTATTTCCTTATGCTATAATTCTTTTCCTTATGTGGCTTATATTGCTGTTTGTATGGTTCGGATTGGACCTCCCCATCGGAGTGGGAGAGGGGATTTTTATGTAA
- a CDS encoding SNF2 helicase associated domain-containing protein, with product MKTNQVIQTVIDYYIDVNTSHPVERRGLELWRGGHITGIWITLKNTLQVSVLSSGRDEEYLVEIEFRGKNNLETSCNCPYDHGGICKHTVAALTECKLENHLNSIYNRKRVDPKNVSLTAASIGEKRLERSIPADLENKVSQLTVPENIQIKKDKNGTFKANVHDGDTTYSVVLNKKQYETTIHTSCTCSDTGHILCAHKLGVLLFISRRYGEHAFESSHSWEKEKKALLDDYGYTPDNYPADKLRFYFYEGNLFLEVLDPSITKISELTKFKGFKNPPPTEKELHLRNGNKNHLEETSLGYVIENRTTFSGLHLPRITPVHGKLRKDRTAHKQTLESLDQIYDIESILKDISPEDQEIISLSNEYRDAETRLNKDLLAAMEHGKTHWYAISEEEARQVLPRLNDFSRYYLNYLHQVLPKMKNKYVYFSEWIHNYARFPAKNLEPVKINTEEFLESKLEVEKKKGHIELTFSITLNGKVPMGPINDMHYPVWINLEDNEIHTWKNHHHFLLAAHFNFWEERVIEIPHEQWPKIFETFIQEIQNKIPVEMDKSMEPKEKKVQPKTRIKLTETGNFLLIYPIVVYGDKEVLLNEAGKNLYDTDEEGLLTVIPRDKEYEQNIRDFIVDLHPGFSPFTEQEYYFLHVDEVMKKMWFFDFFEKCKEKGIEVYGLKDLKKIRYNPNRPSTSFSVKSGIDWFDMDMQVNFGEQSVSLKEVRKAVMKEQHYVRLGEDNWGLLPGEWLEQWSKMLKFGKVQDGKLKLSKLHFQLIEQLYDQLDDDAVAREIAEKKQLLQSFDSIEEVSTPDGVQAELRNYQQAGLNWLVFLHRFKWGGILADDMGLGKTLQMLSLFRYLQSQNGSKRQQFLVIAPTTLLFNWENEILKFTPGMKYVVHWGQQRTKDSSTWKDYDIILTTYGTLTRDIEWMKDFEFTVAVLDESQAIKNPSSLRFKAVNLINATYRFTLTGTPIENNTMELYAQMQFVNPGLLGSQNFFKKEYAIPIDKNGNKEKTRELQQLIKPFLLRRTKEKVAKELPPKTEIPLFCEMEEEQRKVYEAFKNEYRNQVLSKIDEEGLDKAKFNVLDALTKLRQICDSPALMNTEEDYGNNSVKLQEILRHVREKTGKHKVIIFSQFVSMLKLITRELDKEGLVYSYLDGSTRDRKQAVETFQEDNQCRIMVISLKAGGLGLNLTEADYIYLIDPWWNPAVEQQAIDRTHRIGQDKHIFAYKMICKNTVEEKILNLQERKKTLAEDLITAEQSFVKKLSEEDIRAIFE from the coding sequence ATGAAAACCAACCAGGTTATACAAACGGTAATTGATTATTATATAGACGTTAATACTTCTCATCCCGTAGAACGCAGGGGTCTCGAACTCTGGAGGGGAGGTCACATTACCGGGATATGGATTACCCTCAAAAACACATTACAAGTTTCAGTCCTCAGTTCCGGACGCGATGAGGAATATCTGGTGGAAATCGAATTCAGGGGGAAAAACAACCTGGAAACCTCCTGCAATTGTCCTTACGATCATGGCGGAATCTGCAAACATACGGTGGCAGCATTAACAGAATGTAAACTTGAAAATCACCTCAATTCGATTTACAACAGAAAAAGGGTGGATCCGAAGAATGTATCCCTTACCGCCGCATCGATCGGTGAGAAAAGGCTTGAACGTTCCATCCCCGCGGATTTGGAAAACAAGGTAAGTCAGTTGACTGTTCCTGAAAACATTCAGATAAAGAAGGATAAGAACGGCACCTTCAAAGCAAACGTCCACGATGGAGATACAACCTATTCCGTCGTGCTCAATAAAAAGCAATACGAAACCACCATCCATACTTCCTGCACCTGCAGCGATACCGGACACATCCTTTGTGCCCATAAGCTGGGGGTATTACTCTTCATATCCCGTCGCTACGGAGAACATGCCTTTGAATCCTCTCATTCGTGGGAAAAAGAAAAGAAAGCGTTACTGGATGACTATGGTTATACCCCGGATAATTATCCCGCTGACAAACTGCGCTTCTATTTCTATGAAGGAAATCTCTTTCTGGAAGTTTTGGATCCTTCCATCACCAAAATATCAGAGCTGACCAAATTCAAAGGTTTTAAGAATCCCCCACCTACCGAAAAGGAACTGCATCTCCGGAATGGCAATAAAAACCATCTGGAAGAGACCTCTCTCGGCTACGTGATAGAAAACCGGACCACCTTTTCAGGCCTTCACCTTCCCAGAATAACACCAGTTCATGGTAAATTGCGTAAAGACCGCACCGCTCATAAACAAACCCTTGAATCACTGGATCAAATCTATGATATAGAATCTATTCTGAAAGATATATCTCCGGAAGATCAGGAAATCATTTCACTGAGCAACGAGTACCGGGATGCAGAAACCCGGCTAAACAAGGATCTGCTTGCTGCAATGGAACATGGAAAGACACACTGGTATGCCATTTCAGAGGAAGAAGCCCGGCAGGTCCTCCCCCGGTTAAACGATTTCTCCAGGTATTACCTGAATTATCTTCATCAGGTACTTCCAAAAATGAAAAACAAATATGTTTACTTCAGTGAATGGATTCATAATTATGCCCGATTCCCGGCCAAAAACCTGGAGCCTGTTAAGATCAACACGGAAGAGTTCCTGGAGAGCAAACTGGAGGTGGAGAAAAAAAAGGGACACATCGAACTCACCTTTTCCATAACCCTCAATGGCAAGGTACCCATGGGACCCATTAATGATATGCATTATCCCGTCTGGATCAACTTGGAAGACAACGAAATCCACACATGGAAAAACCACCACCACTTCCTGCTGGCCGCTCACTTCAATTTTTGGGAGGAGCGGGTAATTGAAATTCCTCACGAACAGTGGCCAAAAATATTCGAGACGTTCATTCAGGAAATCCAGAATAAAATCCCTGTAGAAATGGATAAAAGCATGGAGCCAAAAGAAAAAAAGGTACAACCAAAAACCAGGATCAAGCTGACCGAAACCGGTAATTTCCTTCTTATCTATCCCATCGTGGTTTACGGCGATAAAGAAGTGCTGCTCAACGAAGCAGGAAAAAACCTGTACGATACAGATGAAGAGGGGTTGTTAACCGTTATCCCCAGGGACAAGGAATATGAACAGAACATCAGAGATTTTATCGTTGATCTCCATCCTGGCTTCAGCCCGTTTACCGAGCAGGAATACTATTTCCTCCATGTAGATGAAGTGATGAAAAAGATGTGGTTCTTTGATTTCTTTGAAAAATGCAAGGAAAAGGGTATTGAAGTATATGGGCTCAAAGATCTCAAAAAGATCCGTTACAACCCCAACCGGCCTTCTACCAGCTTCAGTGTGAAATCCGGCATTGACTGGTTCGACATGGACATGCAGGTAAACTTCGGTGAGCAGTCGGTATCGCTAAAAGAGGTCCGCAAGGCAGTGATGAAAGAACAACATTATGTCAGGCTTGGGGAGGATAATTGGGGACTTCTACCCGGCGAATGGCTGGAGCAATGGTCAAAAATGCTTAAGTTCGGTAAAGTTCAGGATGGCAAGCTCAAATTAAGCAAGCTCCATTTTCAGCTTATTGAACAATTGTATGATCAGTTGGATGACGATGCGGTGGCGAGAGAAATTGCAGAAAAGAAACAACTGCTGCAATCCTTTGATTCGATTGAAGAAGTATCCACTCCGGATGGTGTTCAGGCAGAGCTGCGCAATTATCAGCAGGCCGGGCTCAACTGGCTGGTCTTTCTTCACCGGTTCAAATGGGGCGGTATTCTGGCGGATGATATGGGCCTGGGAAAAACCCTGCAAATGCTTTCCCTGTTCCGGTACCTCCAGTCTCAGAACGGCAGTAAAAGGCAGCAATTTCTCGTTATAGCTCCCACCACACTGCTTTTCAACTGGGAAAACGAAATACTCAAGTTCACACCGGGCATGAAGTATGTAGTTCATTGGGGCCAGCAACGGACAAAGGACAGCAGCACCTGGAAAGACTATGATATCATACTGACCACCTACGGCACCCTCACCCGTGATATCGAATGGATGAAAGATTTTGAGTTCACCGTTGCCGTTCTGGATGAATCACAGGCCATCAAGAATCCATCCTCGTTGCGTTTCAAGGCGGTGAACCTGATCAACGCCACCTACCGATTCACGCTGACCGGCACACCCATTGAAAACAACACCATGGAACTGTATGCCCAGATGCAGTTTGTCAACCCGGGATTGCTTGGATCCCAGAATTTCTTTAAAAAAGAGTACGCCATTCCAATTGATAAAAACGGCAATAAAGAAAAAACCCGGGAGCTGCAGCAGTTGATCAAACCCTTTCTGCTCAGAAGAACCAAGGAAAAGGTGGCCAAAGAACTGCCGCCAAAAACCGAAATACCGCTTTTCTGCGAGATGGAAGAAGAACAGAGAAAAGTGTATGAAGCTTTTAAAAATGAATACAGAAATCAGGTGCTCAGTAAAATTGATGAAGAAGGACTTGACAAAGCCAAATTCAATGTGTTGGATGCACTGACGAAGCTGAGACAGATATGCGACTCTCCTGCCCTTATGAACACGGAAGAAGATTATGGCAACAATTCTGTAAAACTGCAGGAAATTTTAAGGCATGTAAGGGAAAAAACCGGCAAGCACAAAGTGATCATCTTCTCCCAGTTTGTAAGCATGCTCAAACTGATCACCCGTGAGCTGGATAAGGAGGGATTGGTTTACAGCTATCTGGACGGCTCAACCCGTGACCGGAAACAAGCCGTGGAAACTTTCCAGGAAGATAATCAATGCCGCATCATGGTGATCAGTCTGAAAGCCGGCGGATTGGGTCTCAATCTTACCGAAGCAGACTATATTTATCTGATCGATCCATGGTGGAATCCGGCCGTAGAACAGCAGGCCATCGACCGCACGCATCGCATCGGGCAGGACAAGCACATTTTTGCGTACAAGATGATCTGCAAAAATACGGTGGAAGAAAAAATCCTCAACCTTCAGGAAAGAAAGAAAACCCTGGCAGAAGACCTCATCACCGCAGAGCAGAGCTTTGTCAAGAAGCTGAGTGAGGAGGACATCCGGGCCATATTTGAATAA
- a CDS encoding exo-alpha-sialidase, translating to MKRFMLLICLLPLTSLLLSFGQSEENPYWHKDGAFLDTQKIFHEERFPNVVVATDGTVIATWGRHSVRARRSEDGGKSWGPEITIADPGFQGGGTIVDENTGDILTFVEAGHPPGPFTMYRSKDHGKTWEPEEVEIHPDQFGHYPSMHMNEGGITLQYGEHAGRLIRPTRYYDGGNDRNYWDEHYTNAIYSDDGGQTWHTSAPFPAKGTGEAALAELSDGTVYYNSRRHHSTDGRNPRMRHIAWSHDGGETWKNLSVSEVLPDGSQHRDYGLMGGLARLRLDNHDILLFSNIESDEGRKQGVVWASFDGGKTWPVKRLVEERSFAYSSMAAGREGTPGEGMIYLLYEHDGGAKMARFNLNWLTKGKDWKTFIED from the coding sequence ATGAAAAGATTCATGTTACTGATATGTCTGTTACCTCTTACCTCACTACTGCTGTCATTTGGTCAGTCGGAGGAAAATCCTTACTGGCATAAGGATGGAGCGTTCCTGGATACGCAGAAAATATTCCATGAAGAGCGGTTTCCCAATGTAGTCGTGGCAACAGATGGTACTGTTATTGCCACATGGGGAAGGCATTCCGTCAGGGCACGCCGGAGTGAAGACGGAGGGAAAAGCTGGGGGCCTGAGATAACCATTGCCGATCCCGGCTTTCAGGGCGGTGGCACCATTGTGGATGAGAATACAGGGGATATCCTGACATTTGTTGAAGCGGGGCACCCTCCGGGTCCATTTACGATGTACCGCAGCAAAGATCATGGAAAGACATGGGAGCCGGAAGAAGTGGAAATTCATCCGGATCAATTCGGACACTATCCCTCCATGCACATGAACGAAGGAGGGATCACCCTGCAATATGGCGAGCATGCGGGGAGGCTGATACGTCCAACTCGGTATTATGACGGTGGGAATGACCGCAATTACTGGGATGAGCATTATACCAACGCCATCTACAGCGATGACGGAGGACAAACTTGGCATACCAGCGCTCCGTTTCCTGCTAAAGGTACGGGTGAAGCTGCATTGGCAGAGCTTTCCGATGGCACCGTCTATTATAATTCCCGCAGGCATCATTCAACCGATGGCCGCAATCCGCGGATGCGGCATATTGCCTGGAGCCATGACGGTGGCGAAACCTGGAAGAACCTTTCCGTTAGCGAGGTGCTTCCCGATGGTTCTCAGCACAGAGATTACGGCCTGATGGGCGGACTTGCCAGGCTTCGTCTGGATAATCACGACATACTGCTGTTCAGCAACATCGAATCGGATGAAGGGAGAAAACAGGGTGTGGTCTGGGCGAGCTTTGACGGTGGAAAAACATGGCCTGTCAAACGGCTGGTGGAAGAAAGAAGCTTCGCCTATTCTTCTATGGCTGCAGGCCGCGAGGGAACTCCAGGCGAAGGAATGATCTATCTGCTTTATGAACACGATGGAGGTGCAAAGATGGCGCGGTTCAACCTGAACTGGTTGACAAAGGGTAAAGACTGGAAGACCTTTATTGAAGACTGA
- a CDS encoding DoxX family protein — protein MFDTSNNALHVALLILRIGFGVIFVLHGWPKIIGGVDTWSGLGGAMGVVGLDFAPAFWGFMAALAEFAGGLLLVFGFLVRPAAALLLITMLVAVLMHSAQGDALSNILHPLKGLVVFIVLLYSGAGKYSLDRRFAK, from the coding sequence ATGTTTGATACTTCGAACAATGCGCTTCACGTAGCGTTGCTAATCCTAAGAATAGGATTTGGTGTAATATTTGTACTCCACGGCTGGCCCAAGATCATCGGCGGAGTTGATACCTGGAGTGGTCTTGGTGGTGCCATGGGTGTTGTAGGACTTGATTTTGCCCCTGCTTTCTGGGGATTTATGGCTGCTCTTGCAGAATTCGCTGGCGGGCTTTTGCTTGTTTTCGGCTTTCTGGTCCGGCCTGCTGCTGCCCTTCTCTTAATTACCATGCTGGTGGCAGTCCTGATGCACAGTGCACAGGGCGATGCCCTGTCTAACATACTGCATCCGCTTAAAGGACTTGTGGTATTTATCGTACTGCTTTACAGCGGAGCAGGGAAATATTCGCTGGATAGGAGGTTTGCAAAGTAA
- a CDS encoding SMP-30/gluconolactonase/LRE family protein, which produces MKTNNRPLNKKDTCPAKRAIAFCSWKRLIPLMLLAFFAFHSRIANAQIMDTQGIVAEDASLELLGTGFEFTEGPAPDDEGNVYFTDQPNNDIVKWDASTGEVTLFMDEAGRSNGMFFDDRGHLITCADMKNQLWSIDLDTRDVEVLVDGYRSNRLNGPNDLWIHPNGGIYFTDPLYKRDYWKRDPKMQQDGEHVYYLSPDRSRLMRVGDDVVKPNGIIGTPDGEKLYVADIGDDKTYVYDINEDATLSNRQVLFELGSDGMTLDDKGNVYVTGDGVTVFDKTGEKIAHIPVDKGWTANVCFGGPDRHTLFITAMDSVFGLEMNVQGAY; this is translated from the coding sequence ATGAAAACAAATAACCGTCCCCTTAACAAAAAGGATACCTGCCCTGCTAAAAGAGCCATTGCATTCTGCTCATGGAAGCGGCTTATTCCCTTGATGTTATTGGCATTTTTTGCTTTCCATTCCCGGATTGCAAATGCTCAAATAATGGACACACAAGGCATTGTTGCTGAAGATGCCAGCCTGGAGCTTCTGGGTACCGGATTTGAGTTTACTGAAGGTCCGGCCCCCGACGATGAGGGCAATGTGTATTTTACCGATCAGCCCAACAATGACATTGTCAAATGGGATGCCTCTACCGGTGAGGTTACCCTTTTCATGGATGAGGCCGGTCGCTCGAACGGAATGTTTTTTGATGATCGGGGCCATCTGATCACCTGTGCCGACATGAAGAACCAGTTGTGGTCTATTGATTTAGATACCCGTGATGTGGAGGTGCTTGTGGATGGATACAGGAGCAATCGGCTAAACGGTCCCAACGACCTGTGGATTCATCCCAACGGGGGCATCTACTTCACTGATCCGCTTTACAAACGCGATTACTGGAAGCGGGATCCGAAGATGCAACAGGATGGCGAGCATGTGTATTACCTGAGCCCGGACCGCAGCCGCCTCATGCGGGTGGGGGATGACGTTGTAAAGCCCAACGGAATCATCGGAACTCCGGACGGAGAAAAGTTATATGTGGCGGATATTGGCGATGACAAGACCTATGTGTATGACATCAATGAGGATGCCACATTGTCAAACCGACAGGTGCTTTTTGAACTTGGATCCGATGGGATGACCCTGGACGACAAAGGCAATGTTTATGTTACCGGTGACGGGGTGACGGTTTTTGACAAGACCGGGGAAAAGATCGCCCATATACCGGTGGATAAAGGCTGGACTGCCAATGTATGTTTCGGAGGACCCGACAGACATACCCTTTTCATTACGGCAATGGATTCAGTGTTCGGGCTTGAGATGAATGTGCAGGGAGCTTATTAA